In candidate division KSB1 bacterium, one DNA window encodes the following:
- a CDS encoding DUF1572 family protein yields MDGNDWLEEIKLLYRQYKKNCERAAAQVSDDDFFTTFGQNPNSIAVLMKHVGGNNRSRWHD; encoded by the coding sequence ATGGATGGAAACGACTGGCTTGAGGAAATAAAACTCCTTTACCGCCAATATAAAAAAAACTGTGAACGCGCGGCGGCTCAAGTCTCCGATGATGACTTTTTCACCACGTTTGGGCAAAACCCCAATAGCATCGCGGTGTTAATGAAACACGTTGGGGGTAACAATCGTTCGCGCTGGCACGAC
- a CDS encoding ATP-binding protein, with the protein MAGKKAENFQMSIPSVLDEITKVEKMAEKAADKMKFSEEEKDSLAIAVTEAVNNAILHGNKQDKNKKVHINFEFEKTRLVVSIKDEGKGFNPDKVSDPLAPENLLKESGRGLFIVSSLMDDVQYHFHKDGTEINLIKEKKS; encoded by the coding sequence GTGGCCGGAAAAAAAGCTGAAAATTTCCAAATGTCGATACCGAGCGTTCTTGACGAGATTACCAAAGTTGAGAAAATGGCTGAAAAGGCTGCAGATAAAATGAAGTTCAGTGAAGAGGAAAAAGATAGTTTGGCCATAGCGGTTACCGAGGCCGTCAACAATGCCATCCTCCACGGAAACAAGCAGGATAAAAATAAAAAGGTGCACATCAATTTTGAATTTGAAAAGACGAGATTGGTCGTCAGTATTAAAGATGAAGGGAAAGGATTTAATCCCGATAAAGTCAGCGACCCCTTAGCCCCGGAAAACCTGTTAAAGGAGAGTGGCCGGGGTCTTTTCATTGTATCTTCTTTAATGGATGACGTCCAATATCATTTTCACAAAGACGGCACAGAGATAAATTTGATAAAAGAAAAGAAGTCTTAA